The following proteins are encoded in a genomic region of Nomascus leucogenys isolate Asia chromosome 17, Asia_NLE_v1, whole genome shotgun sequence:
- the TRIM50 gene encoding E3 ubiquitin-protein ligase TRIM50 isoform X1 — MAWQVSLPELEDRLQCPICLEVFKEPLMLQCGHSYCKGCLVSLSCHLDAELRCPVCRQAVDGSSSPPNVSLARVIEALRLPGDPEPKVCMHHRNPLSLFCEKDQELICGLCGLLGSHQHHPVTPVSTVYSRMKEELAALISELKQEQKKVDELIAKLVNNRTRIVNESDVFSWVIRREFQELHHLVDEEKARCLEGIGCHTRGLVASLDMQLEQAQGTRERLVRAECVLEQFGNEDHHEFIRKFHSMASRAELPQARPLEGAFSPISFKPGLHQADIKLTVWKRLFQKVLPAPEPLKLDPATAHPLLELSKGNTVVQCGLLAQRRASQPERFDYSTCVLASRGFSCGRHYWEVVVGSKSDWRLGVIKGTASRKGKLNRSPEHGVWLIGLKEGRVYEAFACPRVPLPVAGHPHRIGLYLHYEQGELTFFDADRPDDLRPLYTFQADFQGKLYPILDTCWHERGSNSLPMVLPPPSGPGRLSLEQPTKL, encoded by the exons ATGGCTTGGCAGGTGAGCCTGCCAGAGCTGGAGGACCGGCTTCAGTGTCCCATCTGCCTGGAGGTCTTCAAGGAGCCCCTGATGCTACAGTGTGGCCACTCCTACTGCAAGGGCTGCCTGGTCTCCCTGTCCTGCCACCTGGACGCCGAGCTGCGCTGCCCCGTGTGCCGGCAGGCGGTGGACGGCAGCAGCTCCCCCCCCAACGTCTCCCTGGCCCGGGTGATTGAAGCCCTGAGGCTCCCTGGGGACCCGGAGCCCAAGGTCTGCATGCACCACCGGAACCCGCTCAGCCTCTTCTGCGAGAAGGATCAGGAGCTCATCTGTGGCCTCTGCGGTCTGCTGGGCTCCCACCAGCACCACCCGGTCACGCCCGTCTCCACCGTCTACAGCCGCATGAAG GAGGAGCTCGCAGCCCTCATCTCTGAGCTGAAGCAGGAGCAGAAGAAGGTGGATGAGCTCATCGCCAAACTGGTGAACAACCGGACCCGAATCGTC AATGAGTCGGATGTCTTCAGCTGGGTGATCCGCCGCGAGTTCCAGGAGCTGCACCACCTGGTGGACGAGGAGAAGGCCCGCTGCCTGGAGGGGATAGGGTGTCACACCCGTGGCCTGGTGGCCTCCCTGGACATGCAGCTGGAGCAGGCCCAGGGAACCCGGGAGCGGCTGGTACGAGCCGAGTGTGTGCTGGAACAGTTTGGCAATGAGGACCACCACGAGTTCATCCGG AAGTTCCACTCCATGGCCTCCAG AGCAGAGCTGCCGCAGGCCCGGCCCTTAGAAGGCGCATTCAGCCCCATCTCCTTCAAGCCAGGCCTCCACCAGGCTGACATCAAGCTGACTGTGTGGAAAAGGCTCTTCCAGAAAGTTCTGCCAG ccccagaGCCTCTCAAGCTGGACCCTGCCACTGCCCACCCACTCCTGGAGCTCTCCAAGGGCAACACGGTGGTACAGTGCGGGCTCCTGGCCCAGCGGCGTGCCAGCCAGCCTGAGCGCTTTGACTACAGCACCTGTGTCCTGGCCAGCCGCGGCTTCTCCTGCGGCCGCCACtactgggaggtggtggtgggcagCAAGAGCGACTGGCGTCTGGGGGTCATCAAGGGCACAGCCAGCCGTAAGGGCAAGCTGAACAGGTCCCCTGAGCACGGCGTGTGGCTGATCGGCCTGAAGGAGGGCCGGGTGTACGAAGCCTTTGCCTGCCCCCGGGTACCCCTGCCCGTGGCTGGCCACCCCCACCGCATCGGGCTCTACCTGCACTATGAGCAGGGTGAACTCACCTTCTTCGACGCCGACCGCCCCGATGACCTGCGGCCGCTCTACACCTTCCAGGCTGACTTCCAGGGCAAGCTCTACCCCATCCTGGACACCTGCTGGCACGAGAGGGGCAGCAATTCGCTGCCCATGGTGCTGCCCCCGCCCAGCGGGCCTGGCCGCCTCAGCCTCGAGCAGCCCACCAAGCTGTAG
- the TRIM50 gene encoding E3 ubiquitin-protein ligase TRIM50 isoform X2, with product MAWQVSLPELEDRLQCPICLEVFKEPLMLQCGHSYCKGCLVSLSCHLDAELRCPVCRQAVDGSSSPPNVSLARVIEALRLPGDPEPKVCMHHRNPLSLFCEKDQELICGLCGLLGSHQHHPVTPVSTVYSRMKEELAALISELKQEQKKVDELIAKLVNNRTRIVNESDVFSWVIRREFQELHHLVDEEKARCLEGIGCHTRGLVASLDMQLEQAQGTRERLVRAECVLEQFGNEDHHEFIRFHSMASRAELPQARPLEGAFSPISFKPGLHQADIKLTVWKRLFQKVLPAPEPLKLDPATAHPLLELSKGNTVVQCGLLAQRRASQPERFDYSTCVLASRGFSCGRHYWEVVVGSKSDWRLGVIKGTASRKGKLNRSPEHGVWLIGLKEGRVYEAFACPRVPLPVAGHPHRIGLYLHYEQGELTFFDADRPDDLRPLYTFQADFQGKLYPILDTCWHERGSNSLPMVLPPPSGPGRLSLEQPTKL from the exons ATGGCTTGGCAGGTGAGCCTGCCAGAGCTGGAGGACCGGCTTCAGTGTCCCATCTGCCTGGAGGTCTTCAAGGAGCCCCTGATGCTACAGTGTGGCCACTCCTACTGCAAGGGCTGCCTGGTCTCCCTGTCCTGCCACCTGGACGCCGAGCTGCGCTGCCCCGTGTGCCGGCAGGCGGTGGACGGCAGCAGCTCCCCCCCCAACGTCTCCCTGGCCCGGGTGATTGAAGCCCTGAGGCTCCCTGGGGACCCGGAGCCCAAGGTCTGCATGCACCACCGGAACCCGCTCAGCCTCTTCTGCGAGAAGGATCAGGAGCTCATCTGTGGCCTCTGCGGTCTGCTGGGCTCCCACCAGCACCACCCGGTCACGCCCGTCTCCACCGTCTACAGCCGCATGAAG GAGGAGCTCGCAGCCCTCATCTCTGAGCTGAAGCAGGAGCAGAAGAAGGTGGATGAGCTCATCGCCAAACTGGTGAACAACCGGACCCGAATCGTC AATGAGTCGGATGTCTTCAGCTGGGTGATCCGCCGCGAGTTCCAGGAGCTGCACCACCTGGTGGACGAGGAGAAGGCCCGCTGCCTGGAGGGGATAGGGTGTCACACCCGTGGCCTGGTGGCCTCCCTGGACATGCAGCTGGAGCAGGCCCAGGGAACCCGGGAGCGGCTGGTACGAGCCGAGTGTGTGCTGGAACAGTTTGGCAATGAGGACCACCACGAGTTCATCCGG TTCCACTCCATGGCCTCCAG AGCAGAGCTGCCGCAGGCCCGGCCCTTAGAAGGCGCATTCAGCCCCATCTCCTTCAAGCCAGGCCTCCACCAGGCTGACATCAAGCTGACTGTGTGGAAAAGGCTCTTCCAGAAAGTTCTGCCAG ccccagaGCCTCTCAAGCTGGACCCTGCCACTGCCCACCCACTCCTGGAGCTCTCCAAGGGCAACACGGTGGTACAGTGCGGGCTCCTGGCCCAGCGGCGTGCCAGCCAGCCTGAGCGCTTTGACTACAGCACCTGTGTCCTGGCCAGCCGCGGCTTCTCCTGCGGCCGCCACtactgggaggtggtggtgggcagCAAGAGCGACTGGCGTCTGGGGGTCATCAAGGGCACAGCCAGCCGTAAGGGCAAGCTGAACAGGTCCCCTGAGCACGGCGTGTGGCTGATCGGCCTGAAGGAGGGCCGGGTGTACGAAGCCTTTGCCTGCCCCCGGGTACCCCTGCCCGTGGCTGGCCACCCCCACCGCATCGGGCTCTACCTGCACTATGAGCAGGGTGAACTCACCTTCTTCGACGCCGACCGCCCCGATGACCTGCGGCCGCTCTACACCTTCCAGGCTGACTTCCAGGGCAAGCTCTACCCCATCCTGGACACCTGCTGGCACGAGAGGGGCAGCAATTCGCTGCCCATGGTGCTGCCCCCGCCCAGCGGGCCTGGCCGCCTCAGCCTCGAGCAGCCCACCAAGCTGTAG
- the FKBP6 gene encoding inactive peptidyl-prolyl cis-trans isomerase FKBP6 isoform X4, whose product MSASSWPQNGMPPSSLYERLSQRMLDISGDRGVLKDVIREGAGDLVAPDASVLVKYSGYLEHMDRPFDSNYFRKTPRLMKLGEDITLWGMELGLLSMRRGELARFLFKPNYAYGTLGCPPLIPPNTTVLFEIELLDFLDSAESDKFCALSAALLLLCRRSAPPEEQHLVEAAKLPVLLNLSFTYLKLDRPTIALRYGEQALIIDQKNAKALFRCGQACLLLTEYQKARDFLVRAQKEQPFNHDINNELKKLASCYRDYVDKEKEMWHRMFAPRGDGSTAGES is encoded by the exons ATGAGTGCCTCCTCGTGGCCCCAGAATGGAATGCCGCCGTCG TCCCTGTACGAGCGGTTAAGTCAGAGGATGCTGGACATCTCGGGGGACCGGGGCGTGCTGAAGGACGTCATCCGAGAAGGAGCTGGAGACCTGGTGGCGCCTGATGCTTCAGTGCTAG TGAAATACTCGGGATACCTGGAACACATGGACAGACCCTTCGATTCTAATTACTTTAGGAAAACTCCTCGGCTAATGAAACTTGGAGAGG ATATTACACTGTGGGGCATGGAGCTGGGCCTTCTGAGTATGCGGAGAGGAGAGCTGGCCAGGTTTCTGTTCAAACCAAACTACGCCTATGGAACGCTGGGCTGCCCTCCCTTGATCCCCCCAAACACCACTGTCCTGTTCGAGATTGAGCTGCTTGACTTCCTAGACTCTGCTGAGTCCGACAAGTTTTGTGCTCTCTCAGCT GCCCTGTTGCTTCTGTGCCGGCGATCAGCACCCCCTGAAGAGCAGCACCTGGTGGAGGCCGCCAAGCTTCCTGTTCTCCTGAACCTGTCCTTTACATACCTGAAGCTAGACCGACCCACCATAGCCCTGCGCTATGGAGAGCAGGCTTTGATCATTGACCAAAAGAATGCCAAGGCCCTCTTCAGGTGTGGACAA GCTTGTCTTCTCCTGACTGAGTATCAAAAGGCCCGGGATTTTCTAGTTCGAGCCCAGAAGGAGCAACCCTTCAATCACGACATCAATAACGAGCTGAAGAAACTGGCTAG CTGTTACAGGGACTATGtggataaagagaaagaaatgtggcACCGCATGTTTGCACCCCGTGGCGATGGTTCTACAGCAGGAGAAAGTTGA
- the FKBP6 gene encoding inactive peptidyl-prolyl cis-trans isomerase FKBP6 isoform X2 has protein sequence MSASSWPQNGMPPSSLYERLSQRMLDISGDRGVLKDVIREGAGDLVAPDASVLVKYSGYLEHMDRPFDSNYFRKTPRLMKLGEDITLWGMELGLLSMRRGELARFLFKPNYAYGTLGCPPLIPPNTTVLFEIELLDFLDSAESDKFCALSAEQQDQFPLQKVLKVAATEREFGNYLFRQNRFYDAKVRYKRALLLLCRRSAPPEEQHLVEAAKLPVLLNLSFTYLKLDRPTIALRYGEQALIIDQKNAKALFRCGQACLLLTEYQKARDFLVRAQKEQPFNHDINNELKKLASCYRDYVDKEKEMWHRMFAPRGDGSTAGES, from the exons ATGAGTGCCTCCTCGTGGCCCCAGAATGGAATGCCGCCGTCG TCCCTGTACGAGCGGTTAAGTCAGAGGATGCTGGACATCTCGGGGGACCGGGGCGTGCTGAAGGACGTCATCCGAGAAGGAGCTGGAGACCTGGTGGCGCCTGATGCTTCAGTGCTAG TGAAATACTCGGGATACCTGGAACACATGGACAGACCCTTCGATTCTAATTACTTTAGGAAAACTCCTCGGCTAATGAAACTTGGAGAGG ATATTACACTGTGGGGCATGGAGCTGGGCCTTCTGAGTATGCGGAGAGGAGAGCTGGCCAGGTTTCTGTTCAAACCAAACTACGCCTATGGAACGCTGGGCTGCCCTCCCTTGATCCCCCCAAACACCACTGTCCTGTTCGAGATTGAGCTGCTTGACTTCCTAGACTCTGCTGAGTCCGACAAGTTTTGTGCTCTCTCAGCT GAGCAGCAAGACCAATTTCCACTTCAGAAGGTCCTGAAAGTGGCAGCTACGGAACGGGAGTTTGGCAACTACCTTTTCCGCCAGAATCGTTTCTATGATGCCAAAGTGAGATATAAAAGG GCCCTGTTGCTTCTGTGCCGGCGATCAGCACCCCCTGAAGAGCAGCACCTGGTGGAGGCCGCCAAGCTTCCTGTTCTCCTGAACCTGTCCTTTACATACCTGAAGCTAGACCGACCCACCATAGCCCTGCGCTATGGAGAGCAGGCTTTGATCATTGACCAAAAGAATGCCAAGGCCCTCTTCAGGTGTGGACAA GCTTGTCTTCTCCTGACTGAGTATCAAAAGGCCCGGGATTTTCTAGTTCGAGCCCAGAAGGAGCAACCCTTCAATCACGACATCAATAACGAGCTGAAGAAACTGGCTAG CTGTTACAGGGACTATGtggataaagagaaagaaatgtggcACCGCATGTTTGCACCCCGTGGCGATGGTTCTACAGCAGGAGAAAGTTGA
- the FKBP6 gene encoding inactive peptidyl-prolyl cis-trans isomerase FKBP6 isoform X1 — protein sequence MGGSALNQGVLEGDDAPGQSLYERLSQRMLDISGDRGVLKDVIREGAGDLVAPDASVLVKYSGYLEHMDRPFDSNYFRKTPRLMKLGEDITLWGMELGLLSMRRGELARFLFKPNYAYGTLGCPPLIPPNTTVLFEIELLDFLDSAESDKFCALSAEQQDQFPLQKVLKVAATEREFGNYLFRQNRFYDAKVRYKRALLLLCRRSAPPEEQHLVEAAKLPVLLNLSFTYLKLDRPTIALRYGEQALIIDQKNAKALFRCGQACLLLTEYQKARDFLVRAQKEQPFNHDINNELKKLASCYRDYVDKEKEMWHRMFAPRGDGSTAGES from the exons ATGGGGGGAAGCGCTTTAAACCAGGGAGTCCTGGAAGGGGACGACGCCCCCGGCCAG TCCCTGTACGAGCGGTTAAGTCAGAGGATGCTGGACATCTCGGGGGACCGGGGCGTGCTGAAGGACGTCATCCGAGAAGGAGCTGGAGACCTGGTGGCGCCTGATGCTTCAGTGCTAG TGAAATACTCGGGATACCTGGAACACATGGACAGACCCTTCGATTCTAATTACTTTAGGAAAACTCCTCGGCTAATGAAACTTGGAGAGG ATATTACACTGTGGGGCATGGAGCTGGGCCTTCTGAGTATGCGGAGAGGAGAGCTGGCCAGGTTTCTGTTCAAACCAAACTACGCCTATGGAACGCTGGGCTGCCCTCCCTTGATCCCCCCAAACACCACTGTCCTGTTCGAGATTGAGCTGCTTGACTTCCTAGACTCTGCTGAGTCCGACAAGTTTTGTGCTCTCTCAGCT GAGCAGCAAGACCAATTTCCACTTCAGAAGGTCCTGAAAGTGGCAGCTACGGAACGGGAGTTTGGCAACTACCTTTTCCGCCAGAATCGTTTCTATGATGCCAAAGTGAGATATAAAAGG GCCCTGTTGCTTCTGTGCCGGCGATCAGCACCCCCTGAAGAGCAGCACCTGGTGGAGGCCGCCAAGCTTCCTGTTCTCCTGAACCTGTCCTTTACATACCTGAAGCTAGACCGACCCACCATAGCCCTGCGCTATGGAGAGCAGGCTTTGATCATTGACCAAAAGAATGCCAAGGCCCTCTTCAGGTGTGGACAA GCTTGTCTTCTCCTGACTGAGTATCAAAAGGCCCGGGATTTTCTAGTTCGAGCCCAGAAGGAGCAACCCTTCAATCACGACATCAATAACGAGCTGAAGAAACTGGCTAG CTGTTACAGGGACTATGtggataaagagaaagaaatgtggcACCGCATGTTTGCACCCCGTGGCGATGGTTCTACAGCAGGAGAAAGTTGA
- the FKBP6 gene encoding inactive peptidyl-prolyl cis-trans isomerase FKBP6 isoform X3 — protein MGGSALNQGVLEGDDAPGQSLYERLSQRMLDISGDRGVLKDVIREGAGDLVAPDASVLDITLWGMELGLLSMRRGELARFLFKPNYAYGTLGCPPLIPPNTTVLFEIELLDFLDSAESDKFCALSAEQQDQFPLQKVLKVAATEREFGNYLFRQNRFYDAKVRYKRALLLLCRRSAPPEEQHLVEAAKLPVLLNLSFTYLKLDRPTIALRYGEQALIIDQKNAKALFRCGQACLLLTEYQKARDFLVRAQKEQPFNHDINNELKKLASCYRDYVDKEKEMWHRMFAPRGDGSTAGES, from the exons ATGGGGGGAAGCGCTTTAAACCAGGGAGTCCTGGAAGGGGACGACGCCCCCGGCCAG TCCCTGTACGAGCGGTTAAGTCAGAGGATGCTGGACATCTCGGGGGACCGGGGCGTGCTGAAGGACGTCATCCGAGAAGGAGCTGGAGACCTGGTGGCGCCTGATGCTTCAGTGCTAG ATATTACACTGTGGGGCATGGAGCTGGGCCTTCTGAGTATGCGGAGAGGAGAGCTGGCCAGGTTTCTGTTCAAACCAAACTACGCCTATGGAACGCTGGGCTGCCCTCCCTTGATCCCCCCAAACACCACTGTCCTGTTCGAGATTGAGCTGCTTGACTTCCTAGACTCTGCTGAGTCCGACAAGTTTTGTGCTCTCTCAGCT GAGCAGCAAGACCAATTTCCACTTCAGAAGGTCCTGAAAGTGGCAGCTACGGAACGGGAGTTTGGCAACTACCTTTTCCGCCAGAATCGTTTCTATGATGCCAAAGTGAGATATAAAAGG GCCCTGTTGCTTCTGTGCCGGCGATCAGCACCCCCTGAAGAGCAGCACCTGGTGGAGGCCGCCAAGCTTCCTGTTCTCCTGAACCTGTCCTTTACATACCTGAAGCTAGACCGACCCACCATAGCCCTGCGCTATGGAGAGCAGGCTTTGATCATTGACCAAAAGAATGCCAAGGCCCTCTTCAGGTGTGGACAA GCTTGTCTTCTCCTGACTGAGTATCAAAAGGCCCGGGATTTTCTAGTTCGAGCCCAGAAGGAGCAACCCTTCAATCACGACATCAATAACGAGCTGAAGAAACTGGCTAG CTGTTACAGGGACTATGtggataaagagaaagaaatgtggcACCGCATGTTTGCACCCCGTGGCGATGGTTCTACAGCAGGAGAAAGTTGA